A single Cucumis melo cultivar AY chromosome 4, USDA_Cmelo_AY_1.0, whole genome shotgun sequence DNA region contains:
- the LOC103503752 gene encoding probable WRKY transcription factor 11: MAVDLMSFPKMDDQIAIQEAASQGLKSMEHLIRLLSHKQSSSHVDCSDLTDATVSKFKKVISLLNRTGHARFRRGPISSTSSSSSGSSAHLSQNQAMTLTPTPFTSPPNVPAPPFTAPATIAQPQTKVVAAAANFLPHPQSMTLDFTRPNILNSNPKGTDLEFSKETFSVSSSSSFMSSAITGDGSVSNGKLGTSIFLAPAPTASGGKPPLSVAPYKKRCHEHDHSEDLSGKFSGSTSISGKCHCSKRRKNRMKKTIRVPAISSKIADIPPDEYSWRKYGQKPIKGSPYPRGYYKCSTMRGCPARKHVERDPNDPAMLIVTYEGEHRHTQSSLPENMAAAAGVALVFEST, from the exons ATGGCGGTCGATCTGATGAGTTTTCCGAAGATGGATGATCAAATCGCTATACAAGAGGCAGCGTCGCAAGGTTTGAAGAGTATGGAGCATTTGATTCGTCTTCTTTCTCACAAGCAATCTTCAAGCCATGTCGATTGTTCTGACCTAACCGATGCAACCGTTTCCAAGTTTAAGAAAGTTATTTCTCTCCTCAATCGAACCGGTCACGCCAGATTCCGCCGAGGTCCGATTTCTTCGACTTCCTCATCGTCTTCCGGTTCATCTGCTCATCTCTCTCAAAACCAGGCCATGACTCTCACTCCTACTCCGTTTACTTCACCGCCGAATGTTCCTGCTCCGCCGTTCACCGCTCCGGCTACTATCGCTCAGCCACAGACGAAAGTCGTCGCTGCGGCCGCGAACTTTCTACCTCATCCTCAGAGTATGACTCTCGATTTCACTAGACCGAATATTTTGAACTCCAACCCTAAGGGAACCGATTTGGAATTTTCCAAAGAGACCTTCAGTGTGTCTTCGAGCTCATCGTTCATGTCCTCTGCTATAACCGGAGATGGAAGTGTATCCAACGGAAAATTAGGAACGTCTATCTTTTTAGCACCAGCACCGACTGCTTCCGGTGGTAAGCCACCGCTCTCGGTCGCACCTTACAAGAAGAGGTGTCACGAACACGATCATTCCGAAGACTTATCCGGAAAATTCTCCGGTTCAACATCAATTTCCGGGAAGTGCCATTGCTCGAAGAGAAG AAAAAATCGGATGAAGAAGACGATCCGAGTCCCGGCTATTAGTTCAAAAATTGCCGATATTCCACCGGACGAGTACTCATGGAGGAAGTACGGTCAGAAGCCGATCAAAGGATCTCCATACCCGCG GGGGTATTATAAGTGTAGCACAATGAGGGGATGTCCGGCGAGGAAACACGTGGAGAGAGATCCGAACGATCCGGCGATGTTGATTGTAACGTACGAAGGGGAACACCGCCATACACAAAGCTCGTTACCGGAAAATATGGCCGCGGCGGCTGGAGTAGCTTTAGTTTTTGAGTCAACTTGA